One region of Malania oleifera isolate guangnan ecotype guangnan chromosome 6, ASM2987363v1, whole genome shotgun sequence genomic DNA includes:
- the LOC131157303 gene encoding pathogenesis-related protein PR-1-like, translated as MKLHFLLFLTIIMNGNIDFLVSSNPCPVPKPGPKKPDNESIYQVSKQLCWGCVGESLQFLFAHNVARAAKWELPLLWDSRLETYARWWAGQRKGDCRAEHSFPEYEFKLGENIYRGSGSAWTPNDAVGAWVEEEKFYTYANNTCEEGKVCGHYTQIVWKDTRRLGCARLVCDDGDVFMTCNYDPPGNYMGERPY; from the coding sequence ATGAAGCtccattttcttcttttccttacTATCATTATGAACGGGAATATTGATTTTCTGGTCTCTTCTAACCCGTGCCCGGTACCCAAACCCGGCCCGAAAAAGCCCGACAACGAGAGCATATACCAAGTGTCGAAGCAGCTGTGCTGGGGGTGCGTTGGAGAGTCCCTTCAGTTCTTGTTTGCCCATAACGTGGCGAGGGCGGCGAAGTGGGAGCTGCCGCTACTGTGGGACTCCCGGCTGGAGACGTACGCGCGGTGGTGGGCGGGGCAGCGCAAAGGCGACTGCAGAGCGGAGCATTCGTTCCCGGAATACGAGTTTAAGCTGGGGGAGAACATTTACCGGGGAAGCGGCTCCGCGTGGACTCCCAACGACGCCGTGGGCGCGTGGGTGGAGGAGGAGAAGTTCTACACGTACGCGAACAACACGTGCGAGGAGGGAAAGGTGTGTGGTCACTACACGCAGATCGTGTGGAAGGACACGCGTCGACTCGGATGTGCCCGGTTGGTGTGCGACGATGGAGATGTGTTTATGACGTGTAACTACGACCCGCCCGGTAATTACATGGGCGAGCGCCCGTATTAA